One stretch of Streptomyces peucetius DNA includes these proteins:
- a CDS encoding NAD(P)H-binding protein, with amino-acid sequence MRIVIAGGHGQIALRLERLLSAAGHEVAGVIRNPKHGDDLRAAGAEPVLLDLESASVEEVATVLHGADAAVFAAGAGPGSGAERKDTVDRAAAVLFADAAERAGVRRCIVVSSMGADAEHKGDDVFDAYLRAKGAADDYVRSRTGLEWTILRPGALTDDAGNGQVRLEVSTGRGPVPRDDVAAVLAEMVETPATAGLTLELISGSTPVTVAVKDIAGN; translated from the coding sequence ATGCGCATTGTCATCGCTGGAGGACACGGTCAGATCGCGCTCCGTCTGGAGCGGCTGCTCTCGGCGGCCGGACACGAGGTCGCGGGCGTCATCCGCAATCCGAAGCACGGCGACGACCTGCGGGCAGCGGGCGCCGAACCGGTGCTCCTGGATCTGGAATCCGCCTCCGTGGAAGAGGTCGCGACCGTGCTGCACGGCGCGGATGCCGCGGTGTTCGCCGCGGGAGCGGGCCCGGGCAGCGGCGCCGAGCGCAAGGACACGGTGGACCGCGCCGCGGCGGTGCTCTTCGCCGACGCGGCCGAACGGGCGGGCGTACGGCGGTGCATCGTCGTCTCCTCGATGGGCGCCGACGCCGAACACAAGGGCGACGACGTCTTCGACGCCTACCTGCGGGCGAAGGGCGCGGCCGACGACTACGTGCGGTCCCGCACCGGCCTGGAGTGGACGATCCTGCGGCCCGGCGCCCTCACCGACGACGCGGGCAACGGCCAGGTCCGGCTGGAGGTCTCGACCGGGCGCGGCCCCGTGCCGCGGGACGACGTGGCGGCGGTGCTCGCGGAGATGGTGGAGACACCGGCCACGGCGGGGCTGACGCTGGAGCTGATCAGCGGTTCGACGCCGGTCACCGTCGCGGTGAAGGACATCGCCGGGAACTGA
- a CDS encoding class I SAM-dependent methyltransferase yields MLSHQDETRAAYDGVVDLYASMFANRLETQPFARNMIGTFAELVRATGNLRAADVGCGPGHLTAMLHDLGLDAFGLDLSPAMVDHARRAHPALRFDEARMEALPVEDGALGGVLAHYSMIHTPPEELPVLLAEQVRVLAPGGLLLVSFFGTEGPKPVRFDHKVAPAYSWPAEQFAAMLTGAGLVTVARLLHDPASERGFLDTHLLARRP; encoded by the coding sequence GTGTTAAGCCACCAGGACGAGACTAGGGCGGCCTATGACGGGGTCGTCGACCTGTACGCGTCGATGTTCGCTAATCGGCTGGAGACGCAGCCGTTCGCGCGGAACATGATCGGTACCTTCGCCGAGCTCGTGCGTGCCACGGGGAACCTGCGGGCAGCCGACGTCGGGTGCGGGCCCGGTCATCTGACGGCCATGCTGCACGACTTGGGGCTGGACGCCTTCGGGCTCGACCTCTCCCCGGCCATGGTCGACCACGCTCGGCGGGCCCATCCGGCGCTGCGGTTCGACGAAGCGCGAATGGAGGCCCTGCCGGTCGAGGACGGCGCGCTCGGCGGAGTGCTGGCCCACTACTCGATGATCCATACCCCACCTGAGGAATTGCCCGTGCTGCTCGCCGAGCAGGTGCGTGTCCTGGCACCAGGGGGCCTGCTCCTGGTGTCCTTCTTCGGGACCGAGGGACCGAAGCCGGTCCGCTTCGACCACAAGGTGGCGCCCGCCTATAGCTGGCCGGCGGAGCAGTTTGCCGCGATGCTGACCGGGGCCGGGCTCGTCACAGTTGCTCGGTTGCTCCATGACCCAGCGTCCGAGCGTGGTTTCCTCGACACTCACTTGCTGGCCCGCCGCCCGTAG
- a CDS encoding amidohydrolase family protein, with the protein MPDSQPHPPDGATADSTALLLCGARLTDGRTVDVRLSGGRIEAVGTAGSLPSHSSRVDLTGFLLLPAPAEPHLHGDTALSAETPGPVSYDTHDVQRRATEAALLQLGHGATALRSHVRIGDVQGLGPLEAVLESRRSLGGLADLTAVAVPRLLTGVAGADGLAVLRDALKMGAGVVGGCPDADPDPTGYVEAVLDLASEYGCPVDLHTHGDDPARLARLAAMAGGLRPGVTVGPCAGLARLPRDIASRTADQLAAAGVAVVSLPQGGCAGVEQRGNAPVRLLRAAGVRVAAGSGALRDVCNPVGRGDPLEAAYLLSSQAGMRPSDAYGCVAGTARAVMGLPEVRVEAGFPAELLAVRGEAISGVLSLGYSRIVIHRGRVVARTSAVREYCDSAATAAFELPRQGRPGPGP; encoded by the coding sequence ATGCCCGACAGCCAGCCGCACCCCCCTGACGGCGCCACCGCGGACTCCACCGCGCTGCTGCTCTGCGGTGCGAGGCTCACGGACGGCCGCACGGTCGACGTACGGCTCAGCGGCGGTCGGATCGAGGCGGTCGGCACTGCGGGCTCCCTCCCGTCGCACTCGTCCCGCGTGGACCTGACGGGCTTCCTGCTGCTGCCCGCCCCCGCGGAACCGCACCTCCACGGCGACACGGCGCTCAGCGCCGAGACCCCGGGGCCCGTCTCCTACGACACGCACGACGTCCAACGGCGCGCAACCGAAGCCGCGCTGCTGCAACTGGGCCACGGGGCGACGGCACTGCGCTCGCACGTGCGGATCGGCGACGTACAGGGCCTCGGTCCGCTCGAGGCGGTCCTCGAGAGCCGCCGCTCGCTGGGCGGGCTCGCCGACCTGACCGCCGTCGCCGTGCCCAGGCTGCTGACGGGCGTGGCAGGCGCGGACGGGCTGGCCGTCCTCCGGGACGCGCTGAAGATGGGCGCGGGCGTGGTGGGCGGCTGCCCCGACGCGGATCCCGACCCGACCGGGTACGTGGAGGCGGTCCTCGACCTCGCCTCCGAGTACGGGTGCCCCGTCGACCTCCACACCCATGGGGACGACCCGGCGCGGCTGGCACGGCTCGCCGCCATGGCGGGCGGACTGCGGCCCGGCGTGACCGTCGGCCCGTGTGCCGGTCTCGCCCGGCTGCCCAGGGACATCGCCTCCCGGACGGCGGACCAGCTCGCGGCGGCGGGCGTCGCCGTCGTCTCCCTGCCCCAGGGCGGCTGCGCCGGCGTGGAGCAGCGCGGCAACGCACCGGTACGGCTGCTGCGGGCGGCAGGCGTGCGGGTCGCGGCGGGCAGTGGGGCGCTGCGGGACGTGTGCAATCCGGTGGGACGCGGGGATCCGCTGGAGGCCGCGTACCTCCTGTCGTCGCAGGCCGGCATGCGGCCCTCGGACGCGTACGGCTGCGTGGCCGGCACCGCCCGCGCGGTGATGGGGCTGCCGGAGGTACGGGTCGAGGCCGGCTTCCCCGCGGAGCTGCTCGCGGTCCGGGGGGAGGCGATCTCGGGCGTGCTGTCGCTCGGGTACAGCCGGATCGTCATCCACCGGGGGCGGGTGGTGGCCCGGACGAGCGCGGTGCGCGAGTACTGCGACTCGGCGGCGACGGCCGCGTTCGAACTGCCGCGCCAGGGGCGGCCGGGCCCAGGCCCGTGA
- the rpmG gene encoding 50S ribosomal protein L33: MAATDVRPKITLACVECKERNYITKKNRRNNPDRLEMKKHCPRCNSHTAHRETR, from the coding sequence GTGGCTGCCACCGACGTCCGCCCGAAGATCACGCTGGCCTGCGTGGAGTGCAAGGAGCGGAACTACATCACCAAGAAGAACCGGCGTAACAACCCGGACCGTCTTGAGATGAAGAAGCACTGCCCGCGCTGCAACTCGCACACGGCGCACCGCGAAACTCGCTGA
- a CDS encoding pyridoxal phosphate-dependent aminotransferase: MSPATPPTERRVSARIGAISESATLAVDAKAKALKAAGRPVIGFGAGEPDFPTPDYIVEAAVEACRNPKYHRYTPAGGLPELKKAIAEKTLRDSGYEVDPAQILVTNGGKQAIYEAFAAILDPGDEVIVPAPYWTTYPESIRLAGGVPVEVVADETTGYRVSVEQLEAARTEKTKVVLFVSPSNPTGAVYSEADALAIGEWAAEHGLWVMTDEIYEHLVYGDAKFTSLPALVPALREKCVVVNGVAKTYAMTGWRVGWIIGPKDVVKAATNLQSHATSNVSNVAQVAALAAVSGSLDAVAEMRTAFDRRRQTIVRMLNDIDGVVCPEPEGAFYAYPSVKGLLGKEIRGQRPQSSVELAALILDEVEVAVVPGEAFGTPGYLRLSYALGDEDLVEGVSRIQKLLAEARD; the protein is encoded by the coding sequence ATGAGCCCTGCAACCCCTCCCACCGAGCGCCGGGTCTCCGCGCGCATCGGCGCGATCTCCGAGTCCGCGACCCTCGCCGTCGACGCCAAGGCCAAGGCCCTCAAGGCCGCCGGGCGTCCGGTGATCGGCTTCGGCGCCGGCGAACCCGACTTTCCCACCCCCGACTACATCGTCGAGGCCGCCGTCGAGGCCTGCCGCAACCCGAAGTACCACCGCTACACGCCGGCCGGCGGTCTGCCCGAGCTGAAGAAGGCCATCGCGGAGAAGACCCTCCGCGACTCCGGCTACGAGGTGGACCCGGCCCAGATCCTGGTGACCAACGGCGGCAAGCAGGCGATCTACGAGGCGTTCGCCGCCATCCTCGACCCGGGTGACGAGGTCATCGTCCCGGCGCCGTACTGGACCACCTACCCCGAGTCGATCCGGCTCGCGGGCGGCGTCCCCGTCGAGGTCGTGGCCGACGAGACCACGGGCTACCGCGTCTCCGTCGAGCAGCTGGAGGCGGCGCGCACGGAGAAGACCAAGGTCGTCCTCTTCGTCTCGCCGTCCAACCCGACCGGCGCCGTCTACAGCGAGGCCGACGCGCTCGCGATCGGCGAGTGGGCCGCCGAGCACGGCCTGTGGGTGATGACCGACGAGATCTACGAGCACCTCGTCTACGGCGACGCGAAGTTCACCTCGCTGCCCGCGCTCGTCCCGGCCCTGCGCGAGAAGTGCGTCGTGGTCAACGGTGTCGCCAAGACCTACGCGATGACCGGCTGGCGGGTGGGCTGGATCATCGGCCCGAAGGACGTCGTCAAGGCCGCGACGAACCTGCAGTCGCACGCCACGTCGAACGTCTCCAACGTGGCCCAGGTCGCGGCGCTGGCCGCCGTCTCCGGCAGCCTGGACGCGGTCGCCGAGATGCGCACCGCCTTCGACCGCCGGCGTCAGACGATCGTGCGGATGCTCAACGACATCGACGGCGTCGTGTGCCCGGAGCCGGAGGGCGCGTTCTACGCGTACCCGTCCGTGAAGGGGCTGCTGGGCAAGGAGATCCGCGGACAGCGTCCGCAGTCCTCCGTGGAGCTCGCCGCCCTGATCCTCGACGAGGTCGAGGTCGCGGTCGTCCCGGGCGAGGCCTTCGGCACGCCGGGCTACCTGCGCCTGTCCTACGCGCTCGGCGACGAGGACCTGGTCGAGGGCGTGTCCCGGATCCAGAAGCTGCTGGCCGAGGCCCGCGACTGA
- a CDS encoding tyrosine-type recombinase/integrase: MTSLRIGLIPARDPGGFAQLEAMIESATWSSKVGRHALHSLVKIVSAKGGTLADITVGDAVEYLAALKAANKAANVKARGNTLFYAWLRELGTLPAEAPSSLRYLANTSGQVSMEQLVDRFGVRCRPVRDLLVDYLKERQPGLDYTSLNNLSRHLASNFWGDLEQHHPGIDSLHLAPEVSAAWKQRCRTRIERRREPDGEVREVVTERANVASIMLSVRAFYLDIAQWAIDEPARWGPWAVPSPIKDADVAVVKDNKRRKARMDHRTRERLPALPAVARAASSCLHAAKARLQALMDTRPGGRFAFAGDTFMRAAKDGTTWAVNIATGRRVDLALAESRAFWAWAMVEFLQHTGVRIEEMLEASHHSLIQYRLPTTGEIVPLLQIAPSKTDEERVILVSPELADVLSAIIARIRDPRTGAVPYVSSYDMAEKTWNPQMPLLFQWCRSGESSRLSPKLLREALQEVLASTNLTDSAGQPLDFSPHDFRRIFITDAIRSGLPPHIAQVIAGHTSINTTMGYNAIYPGEAIEAHRAFIARRRTLRPSEEYRTPTNEEWDAFLGHFERRKLSIGICARAFGTPCIHEHACIRCSMLRPDPDQRHRLVEIRDNLIARITEAEQEGWLGEIEGLQVSLASAEEKLIQLDTEQVRQRQVINLGMPSFSQIATRISTARGPSS, from the coding sequence ATGACGAGCCTACGTATCGGGCTGATCCCCGCCCGTGACCCGGGAGGATTCGCTCAGCTTGAAGCGATGATCGAATCTGCCACGTGGTCCTCCAAAGTCGGGCGTCACGCCCTGCACTCCCTGGTCAAGATCGTGTCCGCCAAGGGCGGCACCTTGGCGGACATCACCGTCGGCGACGCCGTGGAGTATCTCGCCGCACTCAAAGCAGCGAACAAAGCCGCGAACGTCAAAGCCCGCGGCAACACCCTTTTCTACGCCTGGCTGCGAGAGTTGGGCACCCTGCCCGCAGAAGCACCCAGTTCCTTGCGCTACCTGGCCAACACCAGTGGCCAGGTGTCGATGGAGCAGCTCGTCGACCGGTTCGGCGTCCGCTGCCGCCCTGTCCGAGATCTCTTGGTGGACTATCTCAAAGAGCGGCAGCCGGGTCTCGACTACACGTCCCTGAACAACTTGTCCCGGCACCTGGCCAGCAACTTCTGGGGTGACCTGGAACAACATCATCCAGGGATCGACTCTCTCCACCTAGCGCCCGAGGTGAGCGCGGCTTGGAAACAGAGATGCCGGACCCGCATCGAACGGCGCCGCGAACCAGACGGCGAAGTGCGTGAAGTAGTGACCGAACGCGCCAACGTCGCCAGCATCATGCTCTCCGTCCGGGCGTTCTATCTCGACATCGCCCAGTGGGCCATCGACGAGCCGGCACGCTGGGGGCCTTGGGCGGTGCCGAGCCCGATCAAGGACGCGGATGTCGCTGTCGTGAAAGACAACAAGCGGCGCAAAGCTCGGATGGACCACCGGACGAGGGAACGCCTTCCGGCTCTGCCTGCTGTCGCCCGAGCAGCTTCATCATGCCTCCACGCAGCCAAAGCCCGACTACAGGCACTGATGGACACCCGGCCAGGCGGTCGGTTCGCTTTTGCGGGCGACACCTTCATGCGGGCAGCGAAGGACGGAACGACCTGGGCGGTGAACATTGCCACCGGCCGGCGCGTCGACCTGGCCCTCGCGGAGAGCCGAGCGTTCTGGGCCTGGGCGATGGTCGAGTTCCTTCAGCACACTGGTGTCCGCATCGAGGAGATGCTGGAGGCCAGCCATCACAGCCTGATCCAGTACAGACTGCCCACGACCGGCGAGATTGTTCCCCTCCTGCAAATCGCGCCCTCCAAAACCGATGAGGAACGAGTCATCCTGGTCAGCCCGGAGCTCGCCGATGTGCTCAGCGCGATCATCGCCCGCATCCGCGACCCTCGCACCGGTGCCGTCCCCTACGTCTCCAGCTATGACATGGCAGAGAAGACCTGGAATCCGCAGATGCCACTGCTTTTCCAGTGGTGCCGCAGCGGCGAGAGCTCCCGCCTCTCCCCGAAGCTCCTGCGCGAAGCACTCCAGGAAGTGCTGGCCTCCACGAATCTGACCGATTCAGCCGGACAGCCTTTGGACTTCTCGCCCCATGACTTTCGGCGAATCTTCATCACCGACGCCATCCGCAGCGGCCTTCCCCCGCACATCGCGCAGGTCATCGCCGGGCACACCAGCATCAACACGACCATGGGATACAACGCCATCTACCCCGGCGAGGCCATCGAAGCCCATCGCGCATTCATCGCCCGGCGCCGAACGCTCCGGCCCAGCGAGGAGTACCGAACCCCCACCAACGAAGAATGGGATGCCTTCCTCGGGCACTTCGAGCGACGCAAACTGTCCATCGGAATCTGCGCTCGCGCATTCGGAACGCCCTGCATCCACGAACACGCGTGTATTCGATGCTCCATGCTCCGACCGGACCCGGATCAGAGACACCGCCTCGTCGAGATCCGCGACAACCTGATCGCCCGAATCACCGAAGCAGAACAGGAGGGATGGCTCGGTGAGATCGAAGGACTCCAAGTCAGCCTCGCCAGCGCAGAGGAGAAGCTCATCCAGCTCGATACAGAGCAAGTCCGTCAACGCCAAGTGATCAATCTCGGCATGCCCAGCTTCAGCCAGATCGCGACACGAATCAGTACGGCAAGAGGACCTTCAAGTTAG
- a CDS encoding MaoC family dehydratase encodes MAAKISYADVEVGTELPAQSFPVTRATLVRYAGASGDFNPIHWNEKFATEVGLPDVIAHGMFTMAEAARVVTDWAGDPGAVVEYGVRFTRPVVVPNDDKGALIEVSAKVAAKLDDNRVRVDLVVTSADQKVLGMSRAVVRLA; translated from the coding sequence ATGGCAGCGAAGATCTCTTACGCGGACGTCGAGGTGGGCACCGAACTGCCGGCGCAGAGCTTCCCCGTGACCCGGGCCACGCTCGTGCGGTACGCGGGCGCGTCCGGCGACTTCAATCCGATCCACTGGAACGAGAAGTTCGCCACCGAGGTCGGGCTTCCGGACGTGATCGCCCACGGCATGTTCACCATGGCGGAGGCGGCCCGTGTCGTGACCGACTGGGCCGGCGACCCGGGCGCGGTCGTCGAGTACGGGGTGCGCTTCACCAGGCCCGTGGTCGTCCCGAACGACGACAAGGGCGCACTGATCGAGGTCAGCGCCAAGGTCGCGGCGAAGCTGGACGACAACCGGGTCCGCGTGGACCTTGTCGTGACCAGCGCCGACCAGAAGGTGCTGGGCATGTCCCGCGCGGTGGTCCGGCTCGCCTGA
- a CDS encoding GyrI-like domain-containing protein, with amino-acid sequence MSNHTQQIRPMVVERGEQLYAYIRGSVRMDAFARIADRLPELVNWLAGNNTELAGAPFFRYNTVDMDGESVIEAGVPVRAAPEPEGDIGVAVLPAGRYATVTHVGHPAQLVGVVIAMHEWAAREGLQWDMTVVDGVEHWACRTESYLTDPRAETDMSKWEIELAFRLTD; translated from the coding sequence ATGAGCAATCACACACAGCAGATCCGGCCGATGGTCGTCGAGCGCGGGGAGCAGCTCTACGCGTACATCCGCGGCTCGGTACGGATGGACGCGTTCGCCCGGATCGCCGACCGGCTGCCCGAACTCGTCAACTGGCTGGCCGGCAACAACACGGAACTCGCCGGAGCGCCGTTCTTCCGCTACAACACCGTCGACATGGACGGCGAGTCGGTGATCGAGGCCGGCGTGCCCGTCCGGGCGGCGCCGGAGCCCGAAGGGGACATCGGCGTGGCCGTCCTGCCGGCAGGCCGCTACGCGACCGTCACTCACGTCGGCCATCCCGCCCAGCTCGTCGGCGTCGTCATCGCGATGCACGAGTGGGCGGCGCGGGAAGGGCTGCAGTGGGACATGACGGTCGTCGACGGCGTCGAGCACTGGGCGTGCAGGACGGAGTCGTATCTGACCGACCCGCGGGCGGAAACGGACATGTCGAAGTGGGAGATCGAGCTCGCCTTCCGCCTGACCGACTGA
- a CDS encoding adenosine deaminase, with translation MERERDVSLLPKAHLHLHFTGSMRPATLLELADKHGVHLPEALTGGEPPKLRATDERGWFRFQRLYDMARSCLRDPEDIQRLVREAAEEDIRDGSGWLEIQVDPTSYAPRLGGLIPALEIILDAVDTASRETGLGMRVLVAANRMKHPLDARTLARLAVRYADRGIVGFGLSNDERRGMARDFDRAFAIAREGGLLAAPHGGELTGPASVRDCLDDLRASRIGHGVRAAEDPRLLRKLAEKGITCEVCPASNVALGVYEKPEDVPLRTLYQAGVPMALGADDPLLFGSRLAAQYELARRHHGFTDAELADLARQSVRGSAAPEDIKEKLLAGVDDWLAGPAA, from the coding sequence ATGGAGCGCGAACGAGACGTCAGCCTGCTGCCGAAAGCCCATCTGCACCTGCACTTCACCGGGTCGATGCGGCCCGCCACCCTGCTGGAGCTCGCCGACAAACACGGTGTGCACCTCCCCGAGGCGCTCACCGGAGGCGAGCCCCCGAAGCTGCGCGCCACGGACGAGCGCGGCTGGTTCCGCTTCCAGCGGCTGTACGACATGGCCCGCTCCTGCCTGCGCGACCCCGAGGACATCCAGCGGCTGGTGCGCGAGGCGGCCGAGGAGGACATCAGGGACGGCTCGGGCTGGCTGGAGATCCAGGTCGACCCGACCTCGTACGCACCACGGCTCGGCGGGCTGATCCCGGCGCTGGAGATCATCCTCGACGCGGTGGACACCGCTTCGCGGGAGACGGGGCTCGGCATGCGCGTCCTGGTCGCGGCGAACCGCATGAAGCATCCGCTGGACGCCCGGACCCTCGCCCGCCTCGCGGTGCGCTACGCGGACCGGGGCATCGTCGGTTTCGGGCTGTCCAACGACGAACGGCGGGGCATGGCCCGCGACTTCGACCGTGCGTTCGCCATCGCACGCGAGGGCGGGCTGCTGGCGGCACCGCACGGCGGCGAGCTGACCGGCCCCGCGTCCGTACGGGACTGCCTGGACGATCTGCGCGCCTCCCGCATCGGGCACGGCGTCCGGGCGGCGGAGGACCCGCGTCTGCTCCGCAAGCTCGCCGAGAAGGGCATCACCTGTGAGGTGTGCCCCGCGTCGAACGTGGCGCTCGGTGTGTACGAGAAGCCGGAGGACGTGCCGCTGCGGACCCTGTACCAGGCCGGTGTCCCGATGGCGCTCGGCGCCGACGACCCGCTGCTGTTCGGCTCCCGGCTGGCGGCCCAGTACGAGCTGGCCCGTCGGCACCACGGCTTCACGGACGCGGAGCTCGCGGACCTGGCCCGCCAGTCCGTGCGGGGTTCCGCGGCGCCCGAGGACATCAAGGAGAAGCTGCTCGCCGGGGTCGACGACTGGCTGGCCGGCCCAGCGGCCTGA
- a CDS encoding MaoC family dehydratase N-terminal domain-containing protein, translating to MALDQSFVGRTYPPTAPYEVGREKIREFAEAVGDDNPAYTDREAARALGHSDVIAPLTFAFTITFKAAEQVVHDPQLGLDYSRVVHGDQKFAYRRPLRAGDRLTVTSTIEAIKSLAGNDILDVRGDVHDETGELVVTAWTKLVARAAEEA from the coding sequence ATGGCGCTCGACCAGTCGTTCGTGGGTCGGACCTATCCGCCCACCGCGCCGTACGAGGTGGGCCGGGAGAAGATCCGCGAGTTCGCCGAGGCGGTGGGGGACGATAATCCCGCCTACACCGACCGGGAGGCGGCCCGTGCGCTCGGTCACTCCGATGTGATCGCTCCTTTGACCTTTGCGTTCACGATCACCTTCAAGGCCGCCGAGCAGGTCGTCCACGACCCTCAGTTGGGGCTGGACTACAGCCGCGTGGTGCATGGCGACCAGAAGTTCGCCTACCGGCGGCCGCTGCGGGCGGGGGACCGGCTGACGGTCACCTCGACGATCGAGGCGATCAAGTCGCTCGCGGGCAACGACATCCTGGACGTCCGCGGCGACGTGCACGACGAGACCGGTGAACTCGTCGTGACCGCGTGGACGAAGCTGGTGGCGCGCGCCGCCGAGGAGGCGTGA
- the secE gene encoding preprotein translocase subunit SecE → MTDAVGSIDMPDAEDESPESKKKARKGGKRGKKGPLGRLGLFYRQIVAELRKVVWPTRSQLTTYTTVVIIFVVIMIGIVLALDFGFQEAVKYVFG, encoded by the coding sequence GTGACGGACGCCGTAGGCTCCATCGACATGCCTGATGCCGAGGACGAGAGCCCTGAGTCGAAGAAGAAGGCCCGCAAGGGCGGCAAGCGCGGCAAGAAGGGCCCGCTCGGTCGCCTCGGCCTCTTCTACCGCCAGATCGTCGCCGAGCTGCGCAAGGTCGTCTGGCCGACTCGTAGTCAGCTGACGACGTACACCACAGTGGTGATCATCTTCGTCGTGATCATGATCGGTATCGTGCTCGCGCTCGACTTCGGCTTCCAGGAAGCCGTCAAGTACGTCTTCGGCTGA
- a CDS encoding UDP-N-acetylmuramate dehydrogenase: MQELHDAPLAPLTTFRLGGPATRLVVATTDDEVVAAVREADEAGTPLLIIGGGSNLVIGDKGFDGTALRIATRGFELNGTGLELAAGETWTDAVARTVEAGLGGVECLAGIPGSAGATPIQNVGAYGQEVASTITEVVAYDRRSGETVVLPNVDCGFAYRHSRFKQDPERYVVLRVRFDLEDAGGLSAPVKYAETARALGIEVGERVPVAAARETVLRLRAGKGMVLDADDHDTWSAGSFFTNPILTAAEYETFLTRVRDRLGDGVAPPAYPSGDGRTKTSAAWLIDKAGFTKGYGSGPARISTKHTLALTNRGEATTEDLLALAREVVAGVRDAFGVTLVNEPVTVGVSL, encoded by the coding sequence GTGCAGGAACTTCACGACGCCCCCCTCGCCCCCCTGACGACCTTCCGGCTCGGCGGCCCCGCGACCCGCCTCGTGGTGGCCACCACCGACGACGAGGTGGTCGCCGCCGTGCGCGAGGCGGACGAGGCCGGCACGCCGCTGCTGATCATCGGCGGCGGCAGCAACCTGGTCATCGGCGACAAGGGCTTCGACGGCACCGCGCTGCGTATCGCGACCCGCGGTTTCGAACTGAACGGGACCGGCCTGGAGCTGGCTGCCGGGGAGACCTGGACCGACGCCGTCGCCCGCACCGTCGAAGCCGGTCTCGGCGGCGTCGAGTGCCTCGCCGGCATCCCCGGCTCCGCGGGGGCGACCCCGATCCAGAACGTCGGCGCCTACGGCCAGGAGGTCGCCTCGACGATCACGGAGGTCGTCGCGTACGACCGCCGCAGCGGCGAAACGGTCGTCCTGCCGAACGTCGACTGCGGCTTCGCCTACCGGCACAGCCGTTTCAAGCAGGATCCGGAGCGTTATGTCGTGCTCCGCGTCCGCTTCGACCTGGAGGACGCGGGCGGGCTGTCCGCGCCCGTGAAGTACGCCGAGACCGCCCGTGCCCTCGGGATCGAGGTGGGCGAGCGCGTCCCGGTCGCGGCCGCCCGCGAGACCGTGCTCCGCCTGCGCGCGGGCAAGGGCATGGTCCTGGACGCCGACGACCACGACACCTGGTCCGCCGGGTCCTTCTTCACCAACCCGATCCTCACTGCGGCCGAGTACGAGACCTTCCTCACGCGGGTGCGCGACCGGCTCGGCGACGGGGTCGCCCCGCCCGCCTACCCCTCGGGCGATGGACGCACCAAGACCTCGGCCGCCTGGCTGATCGACAAGGCCGGCTTCACCAAGGGCTACGGCTCCGGGCCGGCCCGGATCTCGACCAAGCACACCCTGGCGCTCACCAACCGCGGCGAGGCCACCACCGAGGACCTGCTGGCCCTGGCCCGCGAGGTCGTGGCCGGGGTGCGCGACGCGTTCGGCGTGACGCTGGTCAACGAGCCGGTGACCGTCGGCGTCAGCCTGTAG